In a single window of the Proteiniborus ethanoligenes genome:
- a CDS encoding AEC family transporter: MVAGASSILSILFIITVGFILSKIGWLDNKIGEAFSKIVINISLPSLMIINISKEFSINTFSQYKFGIIIAFTCIIISYFISYIIGKITKINKTKLGIFCALFTFSNTIFIGLPVNIAILGEESIPFVLLYYFANTTLFWTLGLYNIKKATNNHISEVREFHIIKKVFSPPLLGFLIGIGIVLLNIKLPIFLADGLKYIGNLTTPMSMLFIGMIISSLNLKNIKFDLYSYLIVIGKFFINPLMIFLLLKIYDFPALMQNVFILESAMPIMAQIAVVAKHYDNESEYASWLITFTTIASIIIIPFYTLMLI; this comes from the coding sequence ATGGTAGCTGGAGCATCTAGCATATTAAGTATTTTGTTCATAATAACCGTAGGTTTTATACTTTCAAAAATTGGGTGGCTAGACAATAAAATTGGAGAAGCTTTTTCTAAAATTGTCATTAATATCTCCCTACCATCACTTATGATAATAAATATTTCTAAAGAGTTTAGCATTAACACTTTTTCACAATATAAATTTGGAATTATAATCGCCTTTACTTGTATAATTATTTCTTACTTTATTAGCTATATTATTGGAAAAATCACTAAAATCAATAAAACTAAGCTAGGAATTTTTTGTGCTTTATTTACCTTCTCAAATACTATCTTCATAGGTTTACCTGTTAATATAGCCATACTTGGAGAGGAAAGTATACCTTTTGTACTACTATATTACTTTGCTAACACAACCTTATTTTGGACACTAGGCTTGTATAATATCAAAAAAGCAACAAACAACCATATTTCTGAGGTTAGAGAATTTCATATTATAAAAAAGGTGTTTTCTCCTCCTTTACTTGGTTTCTTAATTGGTATAGGAATAGTACTATTAAATATAAAATTACCTATTTTTCTTGCCGACGGATTAAAATATATAGGTAATTTAACTACACCTATGTCAATGCTTTTTATAGGAATGATAATTAGCTCGTTAAATCTTAAAAACATTAAATTTGATTTATACAGCTATCTTATAGTAATAGGAAAGTTTTTTATTAATCCACTTATGATTTTTTTGCTCTTGAAAATTTATGATTTCCCAGCTTTAATGCAGAATGTTTTCATCCTTGAATCTGCTATGCCTATTATGGCACAAATAGCTGTTGTGGCTAAGCATTATGATAATGAGTCTGAATATGCTTCATGGCTTATTACCTTTACCACTATAGCTAGTATTATTATTATTCCTTTTTACACCTTAATGCTTATTTAG
- a CDS encoding NAD-dependent epimerase/dehydratase family protein → MLVTGGAGYIGSTLVRLLLEKGYEVKVVDRLFFGEKPLSEIENKIELIKEDIRDVRKEIFEDVDTVMDLAAISNDPSGELDKQKTLDINYLGRCRVAHLAKLSGVKRYILASSCSVYGFQDGILTESSNVNPLTTYAEANYLAEKGILPLGDENFCVTALRQATVFGYSHRMRFDLVVNGMVGAYYKYGHFNLLRDGTQWRPHIYVKDTARAFIAVMEGDKAKVNKEIFNIGSNDLNIQILELGERICKGIEKPFKFIWYGDTDKRSYRVNFDKINKALGFKTKYNVEDAAKEIWEKLEEKSLDWDDPTTRTVNWYDTLINWNLKTKQILRNGEIL, encoded by the coding sequence GTGCTTGTAACAGGAGGGGCAGGGTATATAGGCTCTACCTTAGTTAGATTATTACTAGAAAAAGGATATGAGGTTAAGGTTGTAGATAGATTATTTTTTGGTGAGAAACCACTTTCAGAAATTGAGAATAAAATAGAACTTATTAAAGAAGATATTAGAGACGTAAGAAAAGAAATTTTTGAGGATGTGGATACTGTAATGGATTTAGCAGCAATATCTAATGATCCTTCAGGTGAGCTAGATAAGCAAAAGACTTTAGATATAAACTATCTTGGTAGATGTAGAGTGGCACATTTAGCAAAATTATCAGGAGTCAAAAGATATATATTAGCTAGTTCCTGTAGTGTATATGGATTTCAAGATGGAATACTGACAGAAAGTTCTAATGTAAATCCTTTGACAACATATGCAGAAGCTAATTATTTAGCTGAGAAGGGAATTTTACCATTAGGTGATGAAAACTTCTGTGTTACAGCCTTAAGGCAGGCTACGGTTTTTGGATATTCCCACAGAATGAGGTTTGATTTAGTTGTAAATGGGATGGTAGGTGCTTATTATAAGTATGGTCATTTTAATCTTCTAAGAGATGGAACACAGTGGAGACCTCATATATATGTAAAGGACACAGCCAGAGCATTCATTGCAGTAATGGAAGGAGATAAGGCTAAAGTTAACAAGGAGATATTCAATATTGGCTCAAACGATTTAAATATTCAAATATTGGAGTTAGGAGAAAGAATTTGTAAGGGTATTGAAAAGCCATTTAAATTTATCTGGTATGGAGATACTGACAAAAGGTCCTATAGAGTAAATTTTGATAAAATTAATAAAGCTTTAGGATTCAAGACTAAATATAATGTTGAAGATGCTGCAAAAGAAATATGGGAAAAATTAGAAGAAAAATCATTGGATTGGGATGATCCAACTACAAGAACAGTAAATTGGTATGATACTCTGATTAATTGGAACCTTAAAACAAAACAGATTTTAAGGAATGGGGAGATTTTATAA
- a CDS encoding CgeB family protein — MKWIIKNPSPTDYRQNKWGDYHIGRCLTKYLTRLGEKVETDYYTDWYNKKKSDVVLVLRGKYPYKPNKNSSINIMWNFGHPEDVTKKEYEAYDIILIASKHYSSILKKQLNKPVFPFLLCTDHEEFYNKNTDLERKGFIFVGNTRGVKRDCVLWAIEYKLPLKVWGRGWEKFIDKKYIVDEYIANEKLVNLYSKAKVTLNNHWPDMLEYGFINNRVFDALACGLPVISDYSEELYNLFPKEILYYNNKKEFKKCIDEINLNYPSVIEKVNRASEIIINEYTYEKRATKLIQLVKNFKINN; from the coding sequence ATGAAATGGATAATTAAAAATCCTTCTCCTACAGATTATAGACAAAATAAATGGGGTGACTATCATATAGGTAGGTGTCTCACAAAATATTTAACTAGACTTGGAGAAAAAGTAGAAACTGATTATTACACTGATTGGTATAATAAAAAAAAGTCTGATGTAGTGCTGGTTCTTAGGGGTAAATACCCTTATAAGCCGAATAAGAACTCTAGTATCAATATAATGTGGAACTTTGGCCATCCTGAGGACGTAACAAAAAAAGAATATGAAGCATACGATATAATTTTAATTGCATCAAAACATTATTCTAGTATTTTAAAAAAACAGTTAAACAAGCCAGTATTTCCATTCTTGCTTTGCACTGATCATGAGGAATTTTATAATAAAAATACAGACTTAGAAAGAAAGGGTTTTATCTTTGTAGGTAATACTCGTGGAGTAAAAAGAGACTGTGTCCTTTGGGCAATAGAGTACAAATTACCACTTAAGGTATGGGGAAGAGGTTGGGAAAAGTTCATAGATAAAAAATATATCGTGGATGAATATATAGCTAATGAAAAGCTTGTAAATTTATATTCTAAAGCTAAAGTCACTCTAAATAATCACTGGCCCGATATGTTAGAGTATGGATTTATTAATAATAGAGTTTTTGATGCTCTAGCTTGTGGATTGCCAGTAATATCTGATTATAGTGAAGAACTGTATAACTTATTTCCAAAAGAGATTTTGTATTATAACAACAAAAAGGAATTTAAAAAATGTATTGATGAAATAAATCTTAATTATCCATCTGTAATAGAAAAAGTCAATAGGGCATCTGAGATAATTATAAATGAATACACCTACGAAAAAAGAGCTACAAAATTAATCCAATTAGTAAAGAATTTTAAAATAAATAATTAA
- a CDS encoding glycosyltransferase family 2 protein, whose product MKIKKKTSFTKPVNKKIASKNVSIIIKKETKKDLEKTIKSTSSLSISIIASTNKPKYMNNIFKNYQRQDYNNKELIIILNNNIMDIKLWRKEAEQHENVKVFQVDEKKDLSDCINFGVSQSSADLIAKFDDDDYYGPNYLNEAIEAITSTKASVVGKSKYYAYFEDIKKTGLRKSGAENKYTNYIHGPTLVMKRSIIKKYKFKNMSHGADQHFLKDCLKNGIKIYSTSKKNFVYIRHLSLENHTWKIDNTKFMKGFTLLSSAKGYKSYADI is encoded by the coding sequence ATGAAAATTAAGAAAAAAACTAGCTTTACAAAACCAGTAAATAAAAAGATAGCCTCCAAAAACGTCTCTATAATAATAAAAAAAGAGACAAAAAAAGACTTGGAGAAAACTATAAAATCGACTTCTAGTTTAAGTATTTCAATTATAGCCTCTACAAACAAGCCAAAATATATGAATAACATATTTAAAAATTATCAAAGACAAGATTATAACAATAAAGAATTAATAATTATTTTAAATAATAATATAATGGATATAAAACTCTGGAGAAAGGAAGCCGAACAACATGAAAATGTAAAAGTCTTTCAAGTTGATGAAAAAAAGGATCTGTCTGATTGTATAAATTTTGGAGTATCTCAATCATCTGCAGATTTAATAGCAAAATTTGACGATGATGACTATTATGGTCCAAATTATTTAAATGAAGCTATAGAAGCTATTACCTCTACAAAAGCGAGTGTTGTGGGCAAGTCTAAATACTATGCATATTTTGAAGATATTAAAAAGACAGGCCTAAGAAAGAGTGGTGCCGAAAATAAATACACAAATTATATTCATGGTCCAACTCTTGTTATGAAACGAAGTATAATTAAAAAATATAAATTTAAAAACATGAGTCATGGAGCAGATCAGCATTTTTTGAAAGATTGTTTAAAGAATGGCATAAAAATTTACTCAACTAGCAAAAAAAATTTCGTTTATATTAGACATTTATCACTAGAAAACCATACTTGGAAAATTGATAATACCAAATTTATGAAGGGGTTCACACTTCTATCATCAGCTAAAGGATACAAATCATATGCAGACATTTAA
- a CDS encoding glucose-1-phosphate thymidylyltransferase → MKGVILCGGLGTRLRPITYSMPKQLIPIANRPIIFHIIDSLVKANITEIGIVINGKEDIFKNVLKEYENKDISYEFIYQNEPLGLADAVLASERFVKDDDFIVILGDNFYEVNLTSLIKDFYHTSSSCSILLYEVEEPHKYGVAEVKEDQVLNLEEKPKNPKTNLAITGIYIFDSNIFKGCKEIGPSWRGEFEITDSINWLLYNGYKVTYKILKSLWIDLGTPGDILYANNYKLSKIKSNINGLIDEKSKTWGNIFVGENSKIYNSIVRGPAIIGNNTIIENSYIGPYTSIMNSVKIIDSQIESSIILDKCLISKVSHVVDSSIVGSNSTITSNNSQKKANSFVLGMDSNLILY, encoded by the coding sequence ATGAAGGGTGTTATATTGTGTGGAGGATTAGGAACTAGACTAAGGCCTATAACCTATTCCATGCCTAAACAGCTTATACCAATTGCAAATAGACCTATTATTTTTCATATTATAGATTCTTTAGTAAAGGCAAACATAACAGAAATAGGTATAGTTATTAACGGCAAGGAAGATATATTTAAGAATGTCCTTAAGGAATATGAGAATAAGGATATAAGCTATGAGTTTATCTATCAAAATGAGCCATTAGGATTGGCAGATGCAGTCCTTGCATCTGAAAGGTTTGTTAAGGATGATGACTTCATTGTAATCTTAGGAGATAATTTCTATGAGGTTAATTTAACAAGTCTAATAAAAGACTTTTACCATACATCCAGTAGCTGTAGTATTCTTCTTTATGAGGTAGAAGAACCTCATAAATATGGAGTTGCAGAAGTAAAGGAAGATCAGGTTTTAAACCTTGAGGAGAAACCTAAGAATCCCAAAACAAATTTAGCTATTACGGGAATTTATATTTTTGATAGCAATATTTTTAAAGGCTGCAAAGAAATAGGTCCTTCTTGGAGAGGAGAATTTGAGATTACCGATAGCATAAATTGGCTTTTATACAATGGCTATAAAGTGACTTATAAAATTTTAAAATCCTTATGGATAGACCTTGGTACTCCAGGAGATATACTTTATGCTAATAATTATAAATTAAGCAAAATAAAATCTAATATTAATGGACTAATTGATGAAAAAAGCAAAACCTGGGGCAATATTTTTGTAGGAGAAAATTCAAAAATTTATAATAGTATAGTAAGAGGTCCTGCAATCATTGGAAATAACACAATTATCGAAAATTCCTATATTGGCCCCTACACTTCTATTATGAATAGTGTAAAGATTATAGATTCTCAAATTGAGAGTAGTATTATTTTAGATAAATGCCTAATATCAAAAGTTAGCCATGTAGTTGATTCTAGTATTGTTGGAAGTAATAGTACTATTACTTCCAACAATTCTCAGAAAAAGGCAAACAGCTTTGTTTTAGGTATGGATAGCAACCTAATACTGTATTGA
- a CDS encoding glycosyltransferase family A protein, producing the protein MKDKKNPVNYIKKLKAVNKEYSCEKTISNKKKSSLNLNTKNKKKKHIPGSKVIIIWSDFNTLPFSNKRLTKSWIEKRIDIFMKFTLQSLKAQTNQNFLALIKYEDKTNDIIANILDKYPKLPDNIKFISKSEYENKVLQTIKGFKYLYLVRLDSDDMYHKSFIQQLYDFNHHISTEAIVNQNGYIYDSIKKLLAKFPQKSPNYYTLVYKVVDYIDGKRYKIPGGHPNVIKLLKYETIKKPNYIRLVHSVNDSSTFRLANRKNIIADNKKAKKILKDFM; encoded by the coding sequence ATGAAAGATAAAAAAAATCCTGTTAATTATATCAAAAAATTAAAGGCTGTTAACAAAGAATATAGTTGTGAGAAAACAATATCTAATAAGAAGAAAAGTAGTCTCAACTTAAATACAAAAAATAAAAAAAAGAAACATATTCCGGGTTCTAAAGTCATTATTATTTGGAGTGATTTTAATACCTTACCTTTTAGCAATAAAAGGCTTACTAAGAGTTGGATAGAAAAAAGAATAGATATTTTTATGAAATTCACTTTGCAAAGTTTAAAAGCTCAAACAAATCAAAATTTTCTAGCTCTAATAAAATATGAAGATAAAACTAATGACATCATCGCAAATATCTTAGATAAGTATCCAAAGCTTCCAGACAATATTAAGTTTATCTCAAAAAGTGAATATGAAAATAAGGTACTCCAAACTATAAAAGGATTTAAATATTTATATCTAGTAAGACTTGATTCAGATGATATGTATCATAAAAGCTTTATACAGCAACTATATGATTTTAATCATCATATATCAACTGAAGCAATTGTTAACCAAAATGGCTATATATATGATTCTATAAAGAAGCTTCTTGCAAAATTCCCTCAAAAATCTCCGAATTACTATACTTTAGTTTATAAAGTAGTTGACTATATAGATGGTAAAAGATACAAAATACCAGGAGGCCATCCAAATGTTATTAAGCTGTTAAAATATGAAACCATCAAAAAACCTAATTATATTAGGCTTGTTCATTCTGTAAACGATTCGTCTACTTTTAGGCTTGCTAATAGAAAAAATATTATAGCTGATAATAAAAAAGCAAAAAAAATACTAAAGGATTTTATGTAG